One genomic region from Pseudobacteriovorax antillogorgiicola encodes:
- a CDS encoding metallophosphoesterase, whose translation MLEKYLIVSDIAGQYDAFARLREQKPDLPCISVGDAIDKGPQSQLVLDFLIQDKGSDLLLGNHEYLLLRAMHELEYEPLMSKRVFCHFWLESRGLATILSYLPHGDLYRNLERTLFAFKDRLTEIGHLHYLKTRALIFISPGLAVSHAPSNLRFLQSRLQTWVADSDVFLGSTFADPHIWVKGPSPSPFSGLTLPTTVGEFVSCRDEPSELKSYLHVFGHMSRWGYKQFLSPDHKRTTHLCIDSSRSSKITGLVWPQQQVIQERFRN comes from the coding sequence ATGTTGGAAAAATATCTGATTGTGAGCGATATTGCGGGCCAATACGATGCTTTTGCGAGACTGCGAGAACAAAAGCCTGATTTGCCATGTATCAGCGTTGGCGACGCCATCGACAAGGGGCCTCAAAGCCAGTTGGTTCTAGACTTTCTTATACAAGACAAGGGCAGCGACCTACTACTGGGAAACCATGAATATCTGCTTTTGCGTGCCATGCACGAACTTGAATACGAACCTTTGATGAGTAAGCGTGTGTTTTGCCATTTTTGGCTTGAGAGTCGCGGGCTAGCAACAATCCTCTCCTACTTGCCTCATGGTGATCTTTACCGCAATCTGGAACGAACTCTATTCGCATTCAAGGATCGCCTCACCGAAATAGGTCACCTACATTACCTAAAAACCCGAGCATTGATATTCATCAGCCCTGGTCTTGCTGTCAGTCATGCTCCAAGCAATCTGAGATTCTTACAAAGTCGGCTCCAAACATGGGTTGCAGACAGTGATGTTTTTCTTGGCAGTACCTTCGCTGATCCTCATATTTGGGTTAAAGGGCCTTCGCCGTCACCATTTTCTGGATTAACCTTACCGACGACTGTGGGCGAATTTGTGAGTTGCCGCGACGAACCTTCAGAGCTAAAGTCTTACCTGCATGTTTTTGGTCACATGAGCCGGTGGGGCTACAAGCAATTCCTATCACCAGATCATAAGCGTACGACTCACCTGTGTATTGATTCAAGTCGTAGCTCTAAAATTACTGGTCTCGTCTGGCCTCAGCAGCAAGTTATCCAAGAACGATTCCGCAACTAG
- a CDS encoding PAS domain-containing methyl-accepting chemotaxis protein, producing MTSNLATNLSIIEDGLSSSVYSGMSNNSPINIIYCDKDLKIMYLNPRSIETLGKISQYLPVPVNQVLGSNIDIFHKNPAHQRRLLADPRNLPHRTTIELGPERLDLHVSAIYDEQGEHIGSMATWDIVTEKLALEEKQEKMEALVSNANINIMYANLDGTIEYVNPKSLKTLKTIEQYLPVRVEEIQGGSYDIFHKNPSFQRGLLANDSNLPHEAQIQVGPEILNLSVSAMYDSNKNYIGPMLNWEVVTEKIALESRVSRINCMVESSPTNVMFASRDGIIEYLNPKSLETLRSIQNDLPVSADKVQGGSYDVFHKNPSHQRQLLSDPRNLPHNTRIEVGSNILDLLVTAIYDNKGEYVGPMVTWDVVTEKVELEKKSARMNSMIENAPINILMADLDFNMVYMNPASRSTLTRLQHLLPRPVNQLLGQSIDIFHKNPSHQRSLLSNPANLPHSANIKLGDETLNLVVSAIYDHENTYIGPMVSWSIVTEKLRLVESLKEAATQVSTASEEVTATSREMETNAQCANAESTQAASASEEISAGVQQVAHSSEELRGSISEISQNMNETSRLVTDTLREAEEADKKMSQLSSSSKEIGDVIKVINSIAQQTNLLALNATIEAARAGDAGRGFSVVANEVKELANQTAAATDEITKKIVAIQEDTKSSVDAIKIISSSISKINDFASQISAAVQEQNATTDELTRISNEASEGVNGISSNIKAVSQSVNQTATNSQQLVDAAKSMMSLASTLNQLVQEVDDT from the coding sequence ATGACAAGCAATTTGGCTACGAACCTGTCGATCATAGAAGATGGTTTATCGTCCTCTGTCTATTCGGGGATGTCTAATAACTCGCCGATAAACATCATCTACTGCGACAAAGATCTCAAAATCATGTATCTGAATCCGAGAAGTATCGAGACTCTTGGCAAGATATCGCAGTATTTGCCGGTCCCAGTGAACCAGGTCCTTGGCTCTAACATCGATATATTCCATAAGAACCCAGCACACCAAAGGCGCTTGCTGGCAGATCCTCGAAACTTACCCCATCGAACAACAATCGAATTGGGACCCGAGCGCTTGGATCTCCACGTATCAGCGATCTACGATGAGCAGGGCGAGCATATTGGTTCTATGGCCACCTGGGATATTGTTACCGAGAAGCTTGCCCTAGAAGAAAAACAAGAAAAAATGGAGGCTCTAGTCTCCAATGCTAATATTAACATCATGTACGCTAATCTAGACGGGACGATCGAGTATGTGAATCCCAAAAGTTTAAAGACTCTCAAAACAATTGAGCAGTACTTGCCGGTAAGGGTCGAAGAGATCCAAGGTGGATCCTACGATATCTTCCACAAGAACCCAAGCTTTCAACGAGGTTTGTTAGCCAACGACTCAAATCTACCTCATGAAGCCCAAATTCAAGTGGGTCCTGAAATACTCAATCTCTCTGTTTCAGCCATGTATGACAGTAACAAGAACTACATCGGCCCGATGCTCAACTGGGAAGTGGTCACTGAAAAAATCGCTCTGGAAAGCCGCGTGTCTCGGATCAATTGCATGGTAGAAAGCTCACCGACAAACGTGATGTTTGCTAGTCGCGACGGTATCATCGAATACCTCAACCCCAAGAGTTTAGAAACTCTTCGCTCAATTCAAAATGATCTTCCTGTTTCGGCTGACAAGGTGCAAGGCGGATCCTATGATGTTTTTCACAAGAATCCCTCGCACCAAAGGCAACTTCTATCCGACCCAAGGAACCTACCGCACAATACAAGAATTGAAGTTGGCTCGAACATTCTGGACCTCCTCGTAACAGCTATTTACGACAACAAAGGCGAGTACGTTGGCCCCATGGTGACATGGGATGTGGTCACTGAAAAGGTGGAGCTAGAGAAGAAAAGCGCACGAATGAACTCAATGATCGAAAATGCACCCATCAATATCCTGATGGCAGACCTCGATTTCAACATGGTTTATATGAACCCAGCTAGTCGCAGCACGCTGACCCGCTTGCAGCACCTTCTTCCACGTCCAGTCAATCAGTTGCTCGGTCAATCAATCGATATATTCCATAAAAACCCAAGTCATCAGCGATCCCTGCTTTCAAATCCAGCGAATTTGCCTCACTCGGCGAACATCAAGCTTGGCGATGAAACACTGAACTTGGTAGTTTCAGCGATCTACGATCATGAGAACACCTACATTGGCCCCATGGTTTCCTGGTCCATCGTCACTGAGAAGCTTCGCTTGGTTGAAAGCCTCAAAGAAGCCGCTACACAGGTATCCACCGCTTCAGAAGAAGTCACAGCAACTTCGCGAGAAATGGAAACCAATGCTCAATGTGCGAACGCCGAATCCACTCAAGCGGCATCAGCTAGTGAAGAGATTTCTGCAGGAGTTCAACAGGTAGCACACAGTTCTGAAGAACTTCGCGGATCGATCTCGGAGATCTCGCAGAACATGAATGAAACGTCTCGACTGGTCACCGATACCCTCCGCGAAGCAGAAGAAGCCGACAAGAAGATGTCCCAGCTTTCCAGCAGCAGCAAAGAGATTGGGGATGTGATCAAAGTGATCAACTCCATCGCCCAACAAACCAACCTTCTTGCTCTTAACGCAACCATTGAAGCTGCAAGAGCAGGAGATGCTGGCCGAGGATTCTCAGTTGTTGCCAATGAAGTCAAGGAGCTGGCCAACCAAACAGCTGCAGCAACCGATGAGATTACAAAGAAGATTGTCGCGATTCAAGAAGATACCAAGAGTTCCGTCGATGCCATCAAGATTATCAGTTCGAGCATCTCTAAGATCAACGATTTTGCAAGCCAGATTTCGGCAGCAGTACAAGAGCAAAATGCTACTACAGACGAATTAACGAGGATTTCGAACGAAGCCTCGGAAGGCGTCAACGGCATATCATCCAATATCAAGGCGGTGTCGCAATCGGTGAATCAAACAGCCACCAACTCCCAGCAGCTGGTGGATGCGGCCAAGAGTATGATGTCCCTAGCATCGACTCTCAACCAACTTGTTCAGGAAGTTGATGACACGTGA
- a CDS encoding AarF/UbiB family protein, with the protein MLKSSKSLISGLRYSAIAAKSAGIAFFNKDAGKKYLLESLGSIPGLSAKAAQLLSMKLEPEKTPVVEPMPLPLVKQLIEDRSPQLGQVIHTIDEQAWVASLGQVHRAELQDGRVVAIKIQYPGVREQLDEQFKILMSAASFGPPKKYQMEVEELTSYFKGSLLEELNYLHEAQRQMEFKKLVPKGLPIVVPEVFTDLSSDLILVQTYENAMKLDSIRTFWPKEAQGDCARLFIEYLFKSSFETGLLHSDPHPDNYGFRPTAPGTNYSHELVLYDFGSTLHIEPRHRATFYQLIHKHLNKENYHPLDYLCYIGFNQEKLTFIADKLPALMDTLLIPLQNEGAFNLQSWQLKERVDTILGNDKWWFRTAGPPWFLMFMRAMQGVLYFMQRMDQQVPFKMLWERCEPPHQVSVPHIDAPLSGSTDSLAQSLHVEVREEGRPIVQLRMPARSVDDLENLVPVETRRRIEEQNLNLIKLKKGVQKSGYKPQMIFHSQCDNRDYKVWLE; encoded by the coding sequence TTGTTAAAGTCATCCAAGTCTCTTATATCAGGTTTACGCTACTCGGCTATCGCTGCGAAATCCGCAGGGATAGCCTTTTTCAATAAGGATGCGGGTAAAAAATACCTGCTCGAATCCCTTGGCTCCATCCCCGGCCTCTCGGCAAAAGCTGCCCAGCTTCTCTCTATGAAGCTTGAACCCGAAAAAACGCCTGTGGTAGAGCCTATGCCTCTACCCCTTGTCAAGCAACTCATCGAAGATCGTTCTCCTCAGCTGGGGCAAGTGATTCACACCATCGATGAGCAAGCTTGGGTGGCCTCCCTGGGCCAGGTGCACAGGGCTGAACTACAAGACGGGCGCGTGGTGGCGATAAAGATTCAATATCCCGGAGTCCGGGAACAGCTTGACGAACAATTCAAAATTTTGATGTCTGCAGCCAGCTTTGGCCCTCCAAAAAAATACCAAATGGAGGTAGAGGAACTAACGTCATATTTCAAGGGATCTTTGCTAGAAGAGTTGAACTACCTTCACGAAGCTCAGCGTCAAATGGAATTCAAAAAATTGGTCCCCAAAGGCTTACCCATCGTTGTTCCTGAAGTCTTCACAGATTTGAGTAGCGACTTAATTTTGGTGCAAACCTACGAAAATGCAATGAAACTTGATAGCATTCGTACATTTTGGCCCAAGGAAGCCCAAGGGGATTGCGCTCGTCTATTTATTGAATATCTTTTTAAGTCAAGCTTTGAAACAGGCTTGCTGCACAGTGACCCACACCCAGACAATTATGGATTCAGACCCACAGCACCAGGGACCAACTACAGCCACGAACTTGTACTTTATGATTTTGGCTCCACTTTACATATCGAACCCAGACATCGAGCTACCTTTTATCAACTGATCCACAAACACCTCAATAAAGAAAACTATCACCCTCTTGATTACCTTTGTTATATTGGTTTCAATCAAGAAAAACTGACTTTTATAGCCGATAAACTTCCAGCGTTGATGGATACCCTTCTGATTCCCCTTCAAAATGAAGGAGCATTCAATCTTCAGTCTTGGCAACTAAAGGAACGGGTCGACACAATTCTAGGTAATGATAAGTGGTGGTTTAGAACTGCTGGCCCCCCTTGGTTCTTGATGTTTATGCGTGCTATGCAGGGTGTACTCTACTTTATGCAGCGGATGGACCAACAGGTTCCCTTTAAAATGCTATGGGAGCGATGTGAACCGCCCCACCAAGTGTCCGTTCCACACATTGATGCTCCATTGTCTGGCTCTACCGATAGCCTCGCACAATCTTTGCACGTAGAGGTTCGCGAAGAAGGAAGACCAATCGTCCAGCTACGGATGCCAGCTCGTTCAGTGGACGACTTGGAAAATCTAGTACCTGTCGAAACCCGACGTAGGATCGAGGAACAAAATCTCAATCTTATTAAATTGAAGAAAGGCGTTCAAAAATCAGGGTATAAGCCTCAGATGATTTTTCATTCTCAGTGTGATAATCGAGACTATAAGGTATGGCTAGAGTAG
- a CDS encoding response regulator, translating into MVSLLLIEDDGDIREMLKTKILAGVNGEIDFHEAQNGLVGFNVLNRVLPDLIVTDLAMPEMNGLELMKLLEMKGNRTPVFIFSGREEFEEIAKRFKRAKLFSKPMELDRMVKEITKIVNGLL; encoded by the coding sequence ATGGTGTCTCTGTTGCTTATTGAAGATGATGGCGATATCCGTGAAATGTTGAAAACCAAGATTCTGGCGGGAGTTAATGGTGAGATTGACTTTCATGAGGCTCAGAATGGATTGGTGGGATTCAACGTTTTGAATCGGGTATTGCCCGATTTGATTGTTACAGACTTGGCTATGCCGGAAATGAATGGACTAGAGTTGATGAAGTTGCTTGAGATGAAAGGTAACAGAACACCTGTCTTTATTTTTTCTGGTCGGGAGGAATTCGAAGAGATAGCTAAACGCTTTAAAAGGGCAAAGCTATTCTCAAAGCCGATGGAACTTGATCGAATGGTCAAGGAAATTACCAAAATTGTAAACGGCCTACTCTAG